A part of Melittangium boletus DSM 14713 genomic DNA contains:
- a CDS encoding type VI secretion system baseplate subunit TssF — translation MSDASERIYLDYLNELDALERFRQRFLESHPSVPLDREDPHVRRLIESMAFFSVQTRLATQHNLRSTWLRLFSSFFDFLLRPLPAVALVQALPAEKMTETLVLARGTELRLTPAHGGPGTFRTRRPLRILPISQTGTEVVRLADGRWRLILRFESAFPRRDAVGVMSLHVRHLDEYRPSLAVFHALRQHLKQASVVYDAQASDTSQGSPCEFVFGDSPADVDDSARYEHPLQSVRGFFQMPEQGLFLHVTVPSSRKEWSRFSLCLDLDRAWSVGRSPHPDILHPFVVPVENLKAEPAQPISADGTRSEYAIRGMSAGRDLQLHSITGVFVLGKSGRAPMRPAFLPGEGPSYELDEGLDEEMRPRHSLLVRMPEAFSEPNKLLVEALWYQPHFVSNAVGRVNISTPGRHVEGLGWQLVGRLQPHRDSALRNDVAGLTRLLAWKVKSTLDRNELAALLNYLGTPAEEPFRRVLPWLRELKATVAPDGALRGSGLLHIYEVLLEPFDSSAEPLVACFLEQVHRLLDAWNGEASVVLRPSVAGVGAFPLTVPS, via the coding sequence GTGAGTGACGCGTCGGAACGCATCTATCTGGACTACCTGAACGAACTGGACGCGCTCGAGCGCTTCCGGCAGCGCTTCCTGGAGTCGCATCCCAGCGTGCCCCTGGACCGGGAGGATCCGCATGTGCGGCGCCTCATCGAGTCCATGGCGTTCTTCTCCGTGCAGACCCGCCTGGCCACGCAGCACAACCTGCGCTCCACCTGGCTGCGGCTCTTCTCCTCCTTCTTCGACTTCCTGCTGCGGCCCCTGCCCGCGGTGGCCCTGGTCCAGGCGCTGCCGGCGGAGAAGATGACGGAGACGCTGGTGCTCGCCCGTGGCACCGAGCTGCGCCTGACGCCCGCCCATGGGGGTCCAGGGACATTCCGCACCCGGCGTCCCCTGCGCATCCTCCCCATCTCCCAGACGGGAACGGAGGTGGTGCGCCTGGCGGACGGCCGCTGGCGGCTCATCCTTCGTTTCGAGTCCGCCTTCCCGCGCCGGGACGCGGTGGGGGTGATGAGCCTGCATGTGCGCCACCTGGATGAGTACCGGCCCTCGCTGGCCGTCTTCCATGCGCTGCGCCAGCACCTCAAGCAGGCGAGCGTGGTGTACGACGCCCAGGCGAGTGACACCTCACAGGGCAGCCCGTGTGAATTCGTCTTCGGCGACAGTCCCGCCGACGTGGACGACTCGGCCCGTTACGAGCACCCGCTGCAGAGCGTGCGCGGGTTCTTCCAGATGCCCGAACAGGGACTCTTCCTTCATGTGACGGTGCCCTCGTCGCGCAAGGAGTGGAGCCGCTTCAGCCTGTGTCTGGATCTGGATCGCGCCTGGTCGGTGGGACGCTCGCCCCATCCGGATATCCTCCACCCCTTCGTGGTGCCGGTGGAGAACCTCAAGGCCGAGCCCGCCCAGCCCATCAGCGCCGATGGCACCCGGTCCGAGTACGCCATCCGTGGGATGTCCGCCGGCCGGGATCTGCAACTGCATTCCATCACCGGGGTGTTCGTCCTCGGCAAATCGGGGCGCGCGCCCATGCGTCCGGCCTTCCTGCCGGGCGAGGGGCCAAGCTACGAACTGGATGAGGGGCTCGACGAGGAGATGCGCCCACGTCACAGTCTGCTCGTGCGCATGCCCGAGGCCTTCTCCGAGCCGAACAAGCTGTTGGTGGAGGCGCTCTGGTACCAGCCCCACTTCGTCTCCAATGCCGTGGGCCGGGTGAACATCTCCACCCCGGGCCGGCACGTGGAAGGTCTGGGCTGGCAACTGGTGGGCCGGCTCCAGCCGCATCGGGACAGCGCCTTGCGCAACGACGTGGCGGGGCTCACCCGGCTGTTGGCCTGGAAGGTCAAGTCCACCCTCGATCGCAACGAGCTGGCCGCGCTGCTCAACTATCTCGGGACTCCCGCCGAGGAGCCCTTCCGCCGGGTCCTCCCGTGGCTGCGCGAGCTCAAGGCCACGGTGGCGCCCGATGGCGCGCTGCGCGGCTCGGGCCTGTTGCACATCTACGAGGTGCTGCTCGAGCCCTTCGACTCCAGCGCCGAACCCCTGGTGGCCTGTTTCCTGGAGCAGGTGCACCGCCTGCTCGATGCGTGGAATGGTGAGGCCTCGGTGGTGCTGCGTCCCTCCGTGGCGGGGGTGGGCGCCTTCCCGTTGACGGTACCCTCATGA
- a CDS encoding DotU family type IV/VI secretion system protein → MKLEHWQNILRTYRQVRSLLDQSLPPEPTSARERIQVRVGSQGLALLQQQLIFDVEALRGVLGSAYGEQELDEAMRPFVYLVDELVRRRLADEEQPDWPMLQYKLFSTDSGGDRFYELADEKLQQRTAATLVFEMLHFCLTAGFEGRYEGNTARLREYKTRLAARIPKPEAVPAPPPAEALAPLVHAFPWRYYGVSALLVVTLPVLLWWLSR, encoded by the coding sequence ATGAAACTCGAGCATTGGCAGAACATCCTCCGGACGTACCGGCAGGTGCGCTCGCTGTTGGACCAGTCCCTGCCGCCCGAGCCCACCTCGGCGCGGGAGCGCATCCAGGTCCGGGTGGGAAGCCAGGGCCTGGCCCTGTTGCAGCAGCAGTTGATCTTCGACGTGGAAGCGCTGCGCGGCGTCCTGGGGTCGGCCTATGGCGAGCAGGAGCTGGACGAGGCGATGCGTCCCTTCGTCTACCTCGTCGATGAGCTGGTGCGGCGCCGGCTCGCGGACGAGGAGCAGCCGGACTGGCCGATGCTCCAGTACAAGCTGTTCAGCACCGACTCGGGAGGCGATCGCTTCTACGAACTGGCCGATGAGAAGCTGCAGCAGCGCACCGCCGCGACGCTCGTCTTCGAGATGCTCCACTTCTGCCTCACCGCGGGCTTCGAGGGCCGCTATGAGGGCAACACCGCCCGGCTGCGCGAGTACAAGACGCGGCTGGCGGCCCGCATTCCCAAGCCGGAGGCGGTGCCCGCGCCTCCTCCCGCCGAGGCGTTGGCGCCCCTCGTCCATGCCTTCCCCTGGCGCTACTACGGGGTGTCCGCGCTGCTGGTGGTGACGCTTCCGGTGCTACTGTGGTGGTTGTCGAGATGA
- a CDS encoding type VI secretion protein IcmF/TssM N-terminal domain-containing protein: MLSPREIIVSELLSAEPSQALSTGVKALNTEVNTVKSSVTLLHKIWGTVSPFLPWVLLALGVGLVAFIAWKLYKRRRGGSLPAAATESGPPPMDSHRLSRVRGAFLSGLPLVNRAAVVDLPTVVVFGPAGSGKTQLIGLDVDWQRQARQYLPSYTSDPLLQVYLGPDCVVQEVSAPLLEDETLSARAALRRMWKRCFSHRQKGLAVIALDVRWLSDTPPDEQRRYAQLLRGKLNLMSEACGGPVETRLCLTHMDGLEGFEDFARLLKTHGVALAFDIPKQGEEDSLSSLLQGQEQYLALGLTSLPVDAFERLEHFYSQGGRSFSGLGRFVTALLEGDTLSYKPRLSRVYLSSLTPEARASGTLSVVAEASANEALRRLYLQTHLRRAAAIAAVFCLPVLAAYVHFYVLLDEAQDEVQRLEDTVSQLREQGIEGRGEVVEDLVNRAAEALLHLKRAERWWPPLSTSFPEETLALRQRLASGIRESHLRPALERCRKNPEDCRPEQVVYLLSTLHASNKDVLGTFVNSSLHTQSSRRAAAPTPDGASPSGVASNRTWISALDLSEPLIATYVLASDSPWERDPPCRKDATVQVSANEEVWSCWPFTERLTFESQLKPWMEHFLFLRQALEAKDIARLDLRRAERERLQAQLADLDVYASLPTVLNLFDTSKVQVNTRHFHGIETTVDVLAWLQRNRETLAGILRMEEDAYAGLLAVEKMGPSELLTRDGLWLPGSNKGPYRIELLQQSFEFRPPQLSRELLQAILDDKDKRGQLTLNGQAPIRAGQMVLTRTLFETDLRPLVDEFTQRLKDAQLPTEESAKRSQYVRQRVDVFSQGYRDGLFYSVRHYRFSASRKLLIDELARLSQPSSEQVDMLRDVSERANLETLEGPYYEPLRNAVAPFRPVVQLMVADKSGFYTALAPYQALVAQMRDELDSASQPGAAKPAAPGAAPAKAETAEAPAPAAEGSTTQLADLITPLEKVALAMLLEEEGSYLRKAHAWLDQQGITGELRQPFLEPFLAVQKMGKEELENTLARQWEESSGRMLRPLLSRYPFNPTAKEDVDPSELEVLRRKDGAFWHFVDQVFSRVCAERGTQWGLRGTLRDKLQLPESLLPTLSQLSRLSKLLWDDEGRPRPLMLKVQPQPLPPPPMPGVFVTMSSLKCGKTTAYGFNQSPTWQDFPLSWWDQQVSSIVLELRSPARDDPKFLSLPWNRSVWSCFRLFEEAQVTSDQRRQWSLVLQGNNVSKRGVEIGFGLKGDPWVPFREVPR, encoded by the coding sequence GTGTTGTCTCCGCGAGAGATCATCGTTTCGGAGCTGTTGAGCGCGGAGCCCTCCCAGGCGTTGAGCACGGGGGTCAAGGCGCTCAACACCGAAGTGAACACGGTCAAGAGCAGCGTCACCTTGCTCCATAAGATATGGGGCACGGTGAGCCCGTTCTTGCCGTGGGTATTGCTCGCCCTGGGCGTGGGACTCGTCGCGTTCATCGCTTGGAAGCTCTACAAGCGCCGAAGGGGCGGGAGTCTGCCCGCCGCGGCCACCGAGAGCGGCCCGCCGCCCATGGACAGCCACCGGCTGTCGCGGGTGCGCGGCGCCTTCCTGTCCGGACTGCCCCTGGTCAATCGCGCCGCCGTGGTGGACCTGCCCACCGTGGTGGTGTTCGGCCCCGCGGGCAGTGGCAAGACCCAGCTCATCGGTCTGGACGTGGACTGGCAGCGTCAGGCCCGTCAGTACCTGCCCAGCTACACGTCGGATCCGCTGCTGCAGGTCTACCTGGGGCCCGACTGCGTGGTGCAAGAGGTGTCGGCGCCGCTGCTCGAGGATGAGACGCTCTCCGCCCGGGCCGCCTTGCGCCGCATGTGGAAGCGCTGCTTCAGCCACCGGCAGAAGGGCCTGGCGGTCATCGCCCTGGACGTGCGCTGGCTCTCCGACACGCCTCCCGACGAGCAGCGGCGCTACGCCCAGCTCCTGCGCGGCAAGCTCAACCTCATGTCCGAGGCGTGCGGCGGCCCCGTGGAGACGCGCCTGTGCCTCACGCACATGGATGGGCTGGAGGGCTTCGAGGACTTCGCGCGGCTGCTCAAGACGCACGGCGTGGCGCTCGCCTTCGACATCCCCAAGCAGGGCGAGGAGGACAGCCTGTCCTCGCTGCTGCAAGGCCAGGAGCAGTACCTGGCCCTGGGCCTCACGTCGCTGCCCGTGGACGCGTTCGAGCGGCTCGAGCACTTCTACTCGCAGGGCGGCCGTTCGTTCTCGGGACTCGGCCGCTTCGTCACCGCGCTGCTCGAGGGCGACACGCTCTCGTACAAGCCCCGGCTCTCGCGCGTCTATCTGTCCTCCCTCACGCCGGAGGCGCGCGCGAGCGGCACGCTCTCCGTGGTGGCCGAGGCGAGCGCCAACGAGGCGCTGCGCCGGCTCTACCTGCAAACCCACCTGCGGCGCGCCGCGGCGATCGCCGCCGTGTTCTGCCTGCCCGTCCTGGCCGCGTATGTCCACTTCTACGTGCTGCTGGACGAGGCCCAGGACGAGGTGCAGCGCCTCGAGGACACCGTCTCGCAGTTGAGGGAGCAGGGAATCGAGGGCAGGGGAGAGGTGGTGGAGGATCTGGTGAACCGGGCCGCGGAGGCGCTGTTGCACCTCAAGCGCGCCGAGCGCTGGTGGCCCCCGCTGAGCACCAGTTTCCCCGAGGAGACCCTGGCCCTGCGTCAGCGCCTGGCCTCGGGCATCCGCGAGAGCCACTTGCGGCCCGCCCTGGAGCGCTGCCGCAAGAATCCCGAGGACTGCCGCCCCGAGCAGGTGGTCTACCTCCTGTCCACCCTGCACGCCTCCAACAAGGACGTGTTGGGCACCTTCGTCAATTCCAGTCTCCACACCCAGTCCTCGCGCCGCGCGGCCGCGCCCACTCCCGATGGCGCGAGCCCGTCCGGCGTCGCGTCCAACCGCACGTGGATCTCCGCGCTCGACCTGAGCGAGCCGCTCATCGCCACCTATGTGCTCGCCAGTGACTCGCCCTGGGAGCGCGATCCCCCGTGCCGCAAGGACGCCACCGTGCAGGTGTCCGCCAACGAGGAGGTCTGGTCCTGCTGGCCCTTCACGGAGCGGCTGACGTTCGAGAGTCAGCTCAAGCCCTGGATGGAGCACTTCCTCTTCCTGCGCCAGGCCCTGGAGGCCAAGGACATCGCCCGGTTGGATCTGCGCCGCGCCGAGCGGGAAAGGCTCCAGGCGCAGCTGGCCGATCTGGACGTCTACGCCTCGCTGCCCACCGTGCTCAACCTGTTCGACACCTCCAAGGTGCAGGTCAACACGCGGCACTTCCACGGCATCGAGACCACGGTCGACGTGCTCGCGTGGCTGCAGCGCAACCGCGAGACGCTCGCGGGCATCCTCCGCATGGAGGAGGACGCCTACGCGGGCCTGCTCGCGGTGGAGAAGATGGGGCCGTCCGAGCTGCTCACCCGGGATGGGCTCTGGCTGCCCGGCAGCAACAAGGGCCCGTATCGCATCGAGCTCTTGCAGCAGTCCTTCGAGTTCCGCCCGCCCCAGCTGTCGAGGGAGCTGCTCCAGGCGATCCTCGACGACAAGGACAAGCGCGGGCAGCTGACGCTCAATGGGCAGGCCCCCATCCGCGCCGGGCAGATGGTGCTCACCCGCACGCTGTTCGAGACGGATCTGCGGCCCCTGGTGGATGAGTTCACCCAGCGGCTCAAGGACGCCCAGCTTCCCACGGAGGAGTCCGCCAAGCGCTCCCAGTACGTGCGTCAGCGCGTGGACGTGTTCTCCCAGGGCTACCGCGATGGCCTCTTCTACAGCGTGCGCCACTACCGCTTCAGCGCCTCGCGCAAGCTGCTGATCGACGAGCTCGCGCGGCTGTCCCAGCCCTCCTCGGAGCAGGTGGACATGCTGCGCGACGTGTCCGAGCGCGCCAACCTGGAGACACTGGAGGGGCCCTATTACGAGCCCTTGCGCAACGCCGTGGCGCCCTTCCGGCCCGTCGTCCAGTTGATGGTGGCGGACAAGAGTGGCTTCTACACGGCGCTCGCGCCCTACCAGGCCCTGGTGGCGCAGATGCGTGACGAGCTGGACTCCGCGTCCCAGCCAGGCGCCGCCAAGCCGGCCGCTCCGGGCGCGGCCCCCGCCAAGGCTGAAACCGCCGAGGCTCCGGCTCCCGCCGCGGAGGGGTCGACCACCCAGCTCGCGGATTTGATCACTCCGTTGGAAAAGGTCGCCCTCGCCATGCTGCTGGAGGAAGAGGGCTCCTATCTGCGCAAGGCCCATGCGTGGTTGGATCAACAGGGCATCACCGGCGAGCTGCGCCAGCCCTTCCTCGAGCCCTTCCTCGCCGTGCAGAAGATGGGCAAGGAGGAGCTGGAGAACACGCTCGCGCGGCAGTGGGAGGAGTCCTCCGGGCGCATGCTGCGGCCGCTGCTCTCGCGCTACCCGTTCAACCCCACCGCGAAGGAGGACGTGGACCCGAGCGAGCTGGAGGTGCTGCGGCGCAAGGACGGCGCCTTCTGGCACTTCGTGGATCAGGTCTTCTCCCGGGTGTGCGCGGAGCGGGGCACGCAGTGGGGCCTGCGCGGCACACTGCGCGACAAGCTGCAGCTGCCCGAGTCGCTGCTGCCCACCCTCAGTCAGTTGTCCCGCCTGTCCAAGCTGCTCTGGGACGACGAGGGACGGCCTCGGCCGCTGATGCTCAAGGTGCAGCCCCAGCCCCTGCCGCCCCCGCCCATGCCGGGTGTCTTCGTCACCATGTCCTCGCTCAAGTGCGGCAAGACGACCGCCTACGGCTTCAACCAGAGCCCCACCTGGCAGGACTTCCCGTTGAGCTGGTGGGATCAGCAGGTGTCCTCCATCGTGCTGGAGTTGCGCTCGCCCGCGCGCGATGATCCCAAGTTCCTGTCGTTGCCCTGGAACCGCTCCGTCTGGAGCTGCTTCCGTCTCTTCGAGGAGGCCCAGGTGACGTCGGATCAACGGAGGCAATGGAGCCTGGTGCTGCAGGGGAACAACGTGAGCAAGCGGGGAGTGGAGATCGGCTTCGGCCTCAAGGGCGATCCCTGGGTGCCGTTCCGGGAGGTGCCTCGATGA